One genomic segment of Scomber japonicus isolate fScoJap1 chromosome 23, fScoJap1.pri, whole genome shotgun sequence includes these proteins:
- the phyh gene encoding phytanoyl-CoA dioxygenase, peroxisomal: MSRAAERLKLLINHLDRPPAVIGASPTSAQTFTHSHPHKLRYSFDNDLLTPDQRLFYEKNGFILIKNLVSEEDVNMFRKEFERICRQEVKVPGLVVMRDVAISKSEFVQDQKAVSKLQDFQEDSELFRYCTLPEILKYVECFTGPNIMAMHTMLINKPPDAGKKTSRHPMHQDLHYFPFRPADRIVCSWTAMEKVNRQNGCLVVLPGTHTGTLQEHDYPEWEGGVNKMYHGVRGYDPQHPRVHLEMEKGDTVFFHPLLIHGSGMNQTQGFRKAISCHYAAGDCYYIDVKGTTQENIEKEVNEIATKKYNVGNEITFMDTWAFRGRLVQGERISM, from the exons GGGGCCTCACCAACATCTGCCCAAACCTTCACCCACAGTCACCCACATAAACTGAG ATACTCTTTCGATAATGACCTGCTGACCCCGGACCAGAGGCTCTTCTACGAAAAAAATGGCTTCATTCTCATCAAGAATCTGGTGTCTGAGGAGGACGTCAACATGTTTAG GAAGGAGTTTGAACGGATCTGTCGCCAGGAGGTGAAGGTTCCCGGTCTGGTGGTGATGAGGGACGTGGCGATCTCGAAGTCAGAGTTTGTTCAAGATCAGAAGGCGGTCTCCAAGCTGCAGGACTTCCAGGAGGATAGTGAACTGTTCCGGTACTGCACCTTACCAGAG ATCCTGAAGTATGTGGAGTGTTTCACCGGACCCAACATCATGGCCATGCACACCATGCTCATCAACAAACCTCCTGATGCAG GTAAGAAGACTTCCCGTCACCCGATGCACCAGGATCTGCATTACTTCCCGTTCCGACCGGCTGACCGGATCGTCTGCTCATGGACGGCCATGGAGAAAGTGAACAGACAGAACGGTTGCTTGGTCGTCCTGCCGGGAACACACACCGGCACGCTGCAGGAGCACGACTACCCAGAGTGGGag gGAGGGGTGAACAAGATGTACCATGGAGTGCGTGGCTACGACCCACAGCATCCCAGAGTGCACCTGGAGATGGAGAAAGGCGACACTGTCTTCTTCCACCCGCTGCTGATCCACGGCTCCGGCATGAACCAGACGCAGGGCTTCCGCAAG gcCATCTCCTGCCACTACGCAGCAGGTGATTGTTATTACATCGACGTGAAGGGAACCACGCAGGAAAATATCGAGAAGGAGGTGAACGAGATTGCAACCAAGAAATACAACGTAGGCAACGAAATTACCTTCATG GATACCTGGGCTTTCCGAGGTCGCCTGGTGCAAGGAGAGAGGATTTCAATGTGA